A DNA window from Drosophila pseudoobscura strain MV-25-SWS-2005 chromosome 2, UCI_Dpse_MV25, whole genome shotgun sequence contains the following coding sequences:
- the Pcmt gene encoding protein-L-isoaspartate(D-aspartate) O-methyltransferase yields MAWRSVGASNQDLIRQLKEYGVIASDAVAKAMIDTDRKHYSPRNPYMDAPQPIGGGVTISAPHMHAFALEYLRDHLKPGAHVLDVGSGSGYLTACFYRYIKAMGEIADTCIVGIEHQASLVAMSKANLNSDDRSMLDSGTLKIVQGDGRKGYPAHAPYNAIHVGAAAPDTPTELINQLANGGRLIVPVGPEGGSQYMQQYDKDKNGKVEMTRLMGVMYVPLTDLRS; encoded by the exons ATGGCCTGGCGTTCCGTTGGTGCTAGCAATCAGGATCTTATACGCCAACTGAAAG AGTACGGCGTCATTGCATCCGACGCAGTGGCAAAGGCAATGATTGATACGGATCGAAAACACTATTCCCCGCGCAACCCCTACATGGATGCGCCTCAACCAATTGGCGGCGGAGTGACTATTAGCGCACCACATATG CACGCCTTTGCATTGGAATATTTGCGCGATCATTTGAAGCCAGGTGCTCATGTGCTGGACGTCGGCTCTGGTTCGGGTTACCTAACCGCCTGCTTCTATCGCTACATCAAAGCGATGGGGGAGATTGCTGACACCTGCATTGTGGGCATCGAGCACCAGGCCTCGTTAGTGGCAATGAGCAAGGCCAATTTAAATTCCGACGATCGTAGCATGCTCGACTCTGGAACGCTTAAAATTGTGCAGGGCGATGGACGCAAAGGATACCCGGCACATGCGCCCTACAACGCCATACATGTGGGAGCCGCTGCTCCCGATACGCCCACCGAACTCATCAATCAACTGGCCAACGGAGGCCGCCTGATAGTGCCAGTTGGACCCGAGGGCGGCTCGCAGTACATGCAGCAA TACGATAAGGACAAAAATGGTAAAGTAGAGATGACGCGTCTTATGGGGGTAATGTATGTTCCACTCACGGATTTACGCTCCTGA
- the LOC26533232 gene encoding uncharacterized protein, which yields MLPNLPLEFTERLFKYLSEKDKLRWAQVNKQLGCVFAYHAKEKYKSLFVGEEINSNEGYTDNELRVILTFCGSTVENISIQRVKVMDQLGELIEKNCINLKHAGLMITDENVDALKRVVNMRGIEKLSLDVLHYSGSDLLQHVNPYCKDLKLENISMGQEQHIKKLIHLEKLDVQSKEARNMFEICSHLPRLREFTTNRFEYPSDVKQDYLYPELESLTLINFEMPLDLPVCPKLKKFTLLLTVCNAENIADIISKYGDTLEHLDIACE from the exons ATGCTGCCGAATCTACCACTTGAATTTACTGAAAGACTGTTTAAATACCTCAGCGAGAAAGATAAGCTGAGATGGGCCCAAGTAAACAAGCAACTTGGATGCGTTTTTGCGTACCACGCTAAAGAAAAGTATAAGTCACTTTTCGTCGGTGaagaaataaattcaaatgagGGCTACACAGACAACGAGCTACGAGTTATTCTGACGTTCTGCGGATCAActgttgaaaatatttcaattcaaCGTGTTAAGGTTATGGACCAACTGGGAGAGCTCATAGAAAAAAACTGCATCAACCTCAAGCATGCAGGTTTGATGATAACCGATGAAAATGTAGACGCGTTAAAACGTGTTGTAAACATGAGAGGCATTGAAAAGCTTTCCTTAGATGTCTTGCATTATAGCGGATCGGATCTGCTCCAGCACGTGAATCCATACTGCAAGGATTTGAAGTTGGAGAACATTTCGATGGGCCAGG AGCAACACATAAAGAAACTGATACACTTGGAAAAATTGGATGTGCAATCGAAGGAAGCACGAAATATGTTCGAAATATGCTCCCATCTTCCACGGCTTCGCGAATTCACTACGAACCGTTTTGAGTATCCCTCAGATGTAAAACAGGATTATTTATATCCTGAATTGGAGTCGCTGACTCTGATCAATTTTGAAATGCCATTGGACTTGCCAGTATGTCCGAAACTCAAAAAGTTTACATTGTTATTGACTGTATGCAACGCAGAAAATATTGCTGACATTATTTCAAAGTACGGAGACACACTGGAGCATCTAGACATCGCCTGTGAATAA
- the LOC4802431 gene encoding uncharacterized protein isoform X1 — MPMSLQAAAAPAPTPAPAVSTTAGNQLMRPQTLAGPEREPIEFNINLVGAPPEVEQLVQQIKSVAEQFLYHWKSFPIVLPQALASSGLNLTASNATNSVSSRKARPINLRDLFIAPPFDELDAVASDGSGEPRRLTNAQLKTLRETGLQKDKYGKPKKLTLEQLETIRKNGEFDVPSLHFPGQVHKWRLSQLLQKGRLRAHDSFLSDLALAARFVVVTARSRIFSHFFSVVHAVHGLIGAFTKLADIFIGVPALLAHNLDYKIKEERCRFLIAELVCRPEFEDCLDGLCSYVRKMLRRATMEKFDFNSCEVSQPVPYLFLTPKGQEIDLRLFCRDIMRKALPILIGILERETRGWFLHFRERLIAELRAKKLNDKEIEEEVNEAVMKEYLQRVYSSIVGNAKLAELGTGVPELLVQQAQSVVIMYKAVDKVQQDIKRTREDHQKCLANDHSVLSRVTPWLRSKLRNAEENRLYKCAWSAHEEALKMCAQHQLHQTAYFLSRDLAFMKEREPVLLKELKNAKTPTRSFQWACRIWSPQSWIIRRNFQGQSDVIPTVISQHATSIVTPRSDPSQPVFLVEKEIIRTTSTRWPFWRLLNMLQRIWCWSWNMMFLLGILVPWCSPLGLRALCYVKPFMPDLELSQINGTLFPRKTSITQTMASRLIELWRHISKSRTHFETEPDTGFIGKGLTRNLNRTWNYFVKGFLGTIVILFAFPLICLAASLLSIGLALTAPLWIPVFVLLLHIYMILIYDLDAPDNTKNRYCILLEAIVWNLLIQGLLQPLAAILVATLICPLAAGIVFIVGVIRYTLRLVWDSLTYHLFIKKCGRVPASDSIAVKRIAGPGLALDYYFIIRPEQALAALEAKMELDELQAYQHATERVVLQPQQDFLQFVEACFGPFSAQISKIGPYLSLDREAQDLMSTLHEKLEKRRRELQTALTTQVKSRIKLNTKELKIAIQLAAHILEKYYPSHVIGRLSISEEEFWDNKGLTVNDWPGLAGLIYTDIFSLDFLTPLTEHDTHFKLEPHASLDLMRYTEMVKNANDVIGSKGLDLLGNVYAPRGNVQVHLPFLEVTAFNPRSRITLTFRKPEKRDMSVGLTTPRVRAHRAQHVPKTGQDGQKPWRPWKQQCGDKSVTENLLIPLPVPHPVHIAIAIFNRDTEQPIPLDSELVWEILKSIEDCQGGDAMAVQAVARYRGAVIESSIDSLASSSSIGSTRDSGSGSVSGSALGNGTETLPCGNREVCTQVKVDAEPPSGSSGFHWTLSNWGAAQTARRRTNSNVRVDLASPEDISLDTDSSRAVFNNAYGTTV, encoded by the exons ATGCCCATGTCCCTGCAGGCCGCTGCAGCCCCGGCCCCAACGCCGGCTCCAGCTGTCAGTACCACGGCAGGCAACCAACTGATGCGCCCCCAAACGCTGGCTGGTCCCGAGCGTGAGCCCATCGAGTTCAATATCAATCTGGTGGGCGCCCCGCCTGAGGTAGAGCAGCTGGTGCAGCAGATCAAGAGCGTGGCCGAGCAATTCCTATATCATTGGAAGAGTTTTCCCATCG TTCTGCCGCAAGCATTGGCCAGCAGTGGCCTGAATCTGACGGCCAGTAATGCGACGAACAGTGTCAGCAGTCGCAAAGCGCGTCCCATTAATCTGCGTGACCTATTTATAGCGCCTCCCTTCGACGAGCTAGATGCAGTGGCCTCCGATGGTAGCGGCGAGCCGCGCCGCCTGACGAACGCCCAATTGAAAACGCTCCGTGAAACTGG CTTGCAAAAGGATAAATATGGAAAGCCGAAGAAATTAACTTTGGAACAATTGGAAACAATACGTAAAAATGG CGAATTCGATGTGCCGAGCCTGCATTTTCCGGGTCAGGTGCACAAATGGCGTCTgtcgcagctgctgcagaaggGCCGCCTGCGTGCCCATGACTCCTTTCTGAGTGATCTGGCCCTGGCGGCCCGCTTTGTGGTGGTCACTGCTCGGTCGCGTATCTTCTCGCATTTCTTTTCGGTTGTGCATGCAGTGCATGGCTTGATCGGggcattcaccaagctggCGGATATTTTTATTGGCGTGCCCGCGTTGCTGGCCCACAATTTGGACTACAAGATCAAGGAGGAGAGGTGTCGTTTCCTCATCGCGGAGTTGGTTTGTCGA CCCGAGTTCGAGGACTGTCTGGATGGCCTCTGCTCGTATGTTCGTAAAATGCTGCGTCGTGCCACCATGGAAAAGTTCGATTTCAATAGCTGTGAGGTCAGCCAGCCCGTGCCCTATTTGTTCCTCACCCCCAAGGGACAGGAAATCGATTTGCGTCTGTTCTGTCGGGACATCATGCGCAAGGCTTTGCCCATCCTGATTGGCATTTTGGAGAGGGAGACGCGTGGCTGGTTTTTGCATTTCCGCGAGCGTCTGATTGCCGAGCTGCGGGCCAAGAAGCTCAACGACAAGGAGATCGAAGAGGAGGTCAACGAGGCCGTAATGAAGGAGTACTTGCAGCGCGTGTACAGCTCCATCGTGGGCAATGCCAAGCTGGCAGAGCTGGGCACCGGAGTGCCCGAGTTGCTCGTGCAGCAGGCCCAGTCTGTGGTGATCATGTACAAGGCGGTGGACAAGGTGCAGCAGGATATTAAGCGCACTCGCGAGGACCACCAGAAGTGTCTGGCCAACGATCACTCCGTTTTGTCGCGCGTGACGCCCTGGCTGCGCTCCAAACTGCGCAACGCCGAGGAGAACCGACTGTACAAGTGCGCCTGGTCGGCCCACGAGGAGGCGCTGAAGATGTGTGCCCAGCACCAGCTTCACCAGACGGCGTACTTCCTCTCCCGCGATCTAGCCTTCATGAAGGAACGTGAACCAGTGCTGCTCAAGGAGTTGAAAAACGCCAAGACGCCCACGCGCAGTTTTCAGTGGGCCTGTCGCATTTGGTCACCGCAATCGTGGATCATTCGCCGCAACTTTCAGGGCCAGTCGGATGTGATACCCACTGTCATCAGCCAGCATGCCACGTCCATTGTAACTCCTCGCTCCGACCCCAGCCAGCCAGTGTTTCTCGTCGAAAAGGAGATCATTCGCACGACAAGCACGCGCTGGCCCTTCTGGCGCCTGTTGAACATGTTGCAGCGCATCTGGTGCTGGTCGTGGAATATGATGTTCCTGCTCGGTATACTCGTCCCCTGGTGCAGTCCTCTGGGACTGCGCGCCCTCTGCTATGTGAAGCCCTTCATGCCGGACCTGGAACTCTCGCAGATCAATGGCACGCTTTTTCCGCGCAAGACGAGCATCACTCAGACCATGGCGTCGCGTCTCATCGAGCTCTGGCGGCACATATCAAAATCACGTACGCATTTCGAGACGGAACCAGATACGG GGTTCATTGGCAAGGGATTGACGCGTAATCTGAATCGCACTTGGAACTACTTTGTGAAGGGTTTCCTGGGCACCATTGTCATTCTATTCGCCTTTCCATTGATCTGTCTGGCCGCCAGTTTGCTGAGCATTGGCCTGGCCCTCACTGCCCCGCTGTGGATACCGGTATTTGTGCTCCTGCTGCACATTTACATGATACTCATCTATGATCTGGATGCGCCGGATAATACGAAAAATCGTTATTGCATTTTACTGGAGGCCATAGTTTGGAATCTTCTGATACAGGGCTTGCTGCAACCACTGGCGGCGATTCTGGTGGCTACACTGATCTGTCCCCTGGCAGCGGGGATTGTCTTTATAG TTGGCGTCATTCGGTATACTCTTCGGCTTGTCTGGGACTCTCTCACCTATCATCTGTTCATCAAGAAGTGCGGCCGAGTGCCTGCCTCCGATAGCATTGCAGTGAAACGGATTGCTGGACCCGGTCTGGCCCTGGACTACTACTTCATAATCAGACCAGAGCAGGCCCTGGCCGCGCTAGAGGCTAAAATGGAACTGGACGAACTGCAGGCGTATCAGCATGCCACCGAACGGGTGGTACTGCAGCCGCAGcaggatttcctgcagtttgTTGAGGCCTGCTTTGGGCCCTTCTCGGCGCAAATCAGCAAAATCGGTCCGTATTTGTCGCTGGATCGAGAGGCGCAGGATTTAATGAGCACGCTGCACGAGAAGCTGGAGAAACGGCGACGAGAGCTGCAAACGGCCTTAACCACTCAGGTCAAGTCGCGCATTaagttgaataccaaagaattGAAG ATTGCAATACAGTTGGCCGCCCATATACTAGAGAAGTATTATCCGTCTCATGTCATCGGCAGACTGTCGATTAGCGAAGAAGAATTCTGGGATAACAAG gGTCTCACGGTTAATGACTGGCCGGGTTTGGCTGGTCTCATATATACCGACATATTTAGTTTAGATTTCCTAACGCCACTGACTGAACATGATACCCATTTTAAGCTAGAACCACATGCCTCGCTCGATTTGATGCGCTACACGGAGATGGTGAAGAATGCCAACGATGTGATCGGCTCCAAGGGGCTGGACCTGCTGGGTAATGTGTATGCCCCGCGTGGCAATGTGCAGGTACATCTGCCCTTCCTTGAGGTGACCGCTTTTAATCCGCGCTCCCGCATAACGCTAACCTTTCGCAAGCCCGAGAAGCGGGACATGTCTGTGGGTCTGACCACGCCGCGGGTACGCGCCCATCGAGCCCAGCATGTACCGAAAACAGGGCAGGATGGCCAGAAACCTTGGCGGCCATGGAAGCAGCAGTGCGGGGACAAGAGTGTGACCGAAAATCTGCTCATACCGCTGCCAGTTCCGCACCCCGTGCACATTGCTATTGCCATTTTCAATCGGGACACGGAACAGCCCATTCCCCTGGACTCGGAGCTGGTCTGGGAGATACTCAAATCAATTGAGGATTGCCAAGGCGGTGATGCAATG GCTGTCCAGGCTGTGGCGCGTTATCGTGGAGCGGTGATCGAATCCAGTATTGATTcactggccagcagcagcagcattggcaGCACAAGGGACTCTGGCTCCGGTTCTGTCTCTGGCTCCGCCTTGGGCAATGGCACAGAAACTCTGCCCTGCGGCAATCGTGAG GTGTGTACGCAGGTGAAAGTAGATGCAGAGCCACCATCGGGCTCCTCTGGCTTCCATTGGACCCTAAGCAATTGGGGCGCAGCGCAGACCGCCCGTCGTCGTACCAACTCAAATGTGCGCGTAGATCTGGCCAGTCCCGAGGATATATCCCTGGACACGGACAGTTCGCGGGCCGTTTTTAACAATGCCTATGGCACAACTGTCTAA
- the LOC4802431 gene encoding uncharacterized protein isoform X2 translates to MPMSLQAAAAPAPTPAPAVSTTAGNQLMRPQTLAGPEREPIEFNINLVGAPPEVEQLVQQIKSVAEQFLYHWKSFPIVLPQALASSGLNLTASNATNSVSSRKARPINLRDLFIAPPFDELDAVASDGSGEPRRLTNAQLKTLRETGEFDVPSLHFPGQVHKWRLSQLLQKGRLRAHDSFLSDLALAARFVVVTARSRIFSHFFSVVHAVHGLIGAFTKLADIFIGVPALLAHNLDYKIKEERCRFLIAELVCRPEFEDCLDGLCSYVRKMLRRATMEKFDFNSCEVSQPVPYLFLTPKGQEIDLRLFCRDIMRKALPILIGILERETRGWFLHFRERLIAELRAKKLNDKEIEEEVNEAVMKEYLQRVYSSIVGNAKLAELGTGVPELLVQQAQSVVIMYKAVDKVQQDIKRTREDHQKCLANDHSVLSRVTPWLRSKLRNAEENRLYKCAWSAHEEALKMCAQHQLHQTAYFLSRDLAFMKEREPVLLKELKNAKTPTRSFQWACRIWSPQSWIIRRNFQGQSDVIPTVISQHATSIVTPRSDPSQPVFLVEKEIIRTTSTRWPFWRLLNMLQRIWCWSWNMMFLLGILVPWCSPLGLRALCYVKPFMPDLELSQINGTLFPRKTSITQTMASRLIELWRHISKSRTHFETEPDTGFIGKGLTRNLNRTWNYFVKGFLGTIVILFAFPLICLAASLLSIGLALTAPLWIPVFVLLLHIYMILIYDLDAPDNTKNRYCILLEAIVWNLLIQGLLQPLAAILVATLICPLAAGIVFIVGVIRYTLRLVWDSLTYHLFIKKCGRVPASDSIAVKRIAGPGLALDYYFIIRPEQALAALEAKMELDELQAYQHATERVVLQPQQDFLQFVEACFGPFSAQISKIGPYLSLDREAQDLMSTLHEKLEKRRRELQTALTTQVKSRIKLNTKELKIAIQLAAHILEKYYPSHVIGRLSISEEEFWDNKGLTVNDWPGLAGLIYTDIFSLDFLTPLTEHDTHFKLEPHASLDLMRYTEMVKNANDVIGSKGLDLLGNVYAPRGNVQVHLPFLEVTAFNPRSRITLTFRKPEKRDMSVGLTTPRVRAHRAQHVPKTGQDGQKPWRPWKQQCGDKSVTENLLIPLPVPHPVHIAIAIFNRDTEQPIPLDSELVWEILKSIEDCQGGDAMAVQAVARYRGAVIESSIDSLASSSSIGSTRDSGSGSVSGSALGNGTETLPCGNREVCTQVKVDAEPPSGSSGFHWTLSNWGAAQTARRRTNSNVRVDLASPEDISLDTDSSRAVFNNAYGTTV, encoded by the exons ATGCCCATGTCCCTGCAGGCCGCTGCAGCCCCGGCCCCAACGCCGGCTCCAGCTGTCAGTACCACGGCAGGCAACCAACTGATGCGCCCCCAAACGCTGGCTGGTCCCGAGCGTGAGCCCATCGAGTTCAATATCAATCTGGTGGGCGCCCCGCCTGAGGTAGAGCAGCTGGTGCAGCAGATCAAGAGCGTGGCCGAGCAATTCCTATATCATTGGAAGAGTTTTCCCATCG TTCTGCCGCAAGCATTGGCCAGCAGTGGCCTGAATCTGACGGCCAGTAATGCGACGAACAGTGTCAGCAGTCGCAAAGCGCGTCCCATTAATCTGCGTGACCTATTTATAGCGCCTCCCTTCGACGAGCTAGATGCAGTGGCCTCCGATGGTAGCGGCGAGCCGCGCCGCCTGACGAACGCCCAATTGAAAACGCTCCGTGAAACTGG CGAATTCGATGTGCCGAGCCTGCATTTTCCGGGTCAGGTGCACAAATGGCGTCTgtcgcagctgctgcagaaggGCCGCCTGCGTGCCCATGACTCCTTTCTGAGTGATCTGGCCCTGGCGGCCCGCTTTGTGGTGGTCACTGCTCGGTCGCGTATCTTCTCGCATTTCTTTTCGGTTGTGCATGCAGTGCATGGCTTGATCGGggcattcaccaagctggCGGATATTTTTATTGGCGTGCCCGCGTTGCTGGCCCACAATTTGGACTACAAGATCAAGGAGGAGAGGTGTCGTTTCCTCATCGCGGAGTTGGTTTGTCGA CCCGAGTTCGAGGACTGTCTGGATGGCCTCTGCTCGTATGTTCGTAAAATGCTGCGTCGTGCCACCATGGAAAAGTTCGATTTCAATAGCTGTGAGGTCAGCCAGCCCGTGCCCTATTTGTTCCTCACCCCCAAGGGACAGGAAATCGATTTGCGTCTGTTCTGTCGGGACATCATGCGCAAGGCTTTGCCCATCCTGATTGGCATTTTGGAGAGGGAGACGCGTGGCTGGTTTTTGCATTTCCGCGAGCGTCTGATTGCCGAGCTGCGGGCCAAGAAGCTCAACGACAAGGAGATCGAAGAGGAGGTCAACGAGGCCGTAATGAAGGAGTACTTGCAGCGCGTGTACAGCTCCATCGTGGGCAATGCCAAGCTGGCAGAGCTGGGCACCGGAGTGCCCGAGTTGCTCGTGCAGCAGGCCCAGTCTGTGGTGATCATGTACAAGGCGGTGGACAAGGTGCAGCAGGATATTAAGCGCACTCGCGAGGACCACCAGAAGTGTCTGGCCAACGATCACTCCGTTTTGTCGCGCGTGACGCCCTGGCTGCGCTCCAAACTGCGCAACGCCGAGGAGAACCGACTGTACAAGTGCGCCTGGTCGGCCCACGAGGAGGCGCTGAAGATGTGTGCCCAGCACCAGCTTCACCAGACGGCGTACTTCCTCTCCCGCGATCTAGCCTTCATGAAGGAACGTGAACCAGTGCTGCTCAAGGAGTTGAAAAACGCCAAGACGCCCACGCGCAGTTTTCAGTGGGCCTGTCGCATTTGGTCACCGCAATCGTGGATCATTCGCCGCAACTTTCAGGGCCAGTCGGATGTGATACCCACTGTCATCAGCCAGCATGCCACGTCCATTGTAACTCCTCGCTCCGACCCCAGCCAGCCAGTGTTTCTCGTCGAAAAGGAGATCATTCGCACGACAAGCACGCGCTGGCCCTTCTGGCGCCTGTTGAACATGTTGCAGCGCATCTGGTGCTGGTCGTGGAATATGATGTTCCTGCTCGGTATACTCGTCCCCTGGTGCAGTCCTCTGGGACTGCGCGCCCTCTGCTATGTGAAGCCCTTCATGCCGGACCTGGAACTCTCGCAGATCAATGGCACGCTTTTTCCGCGCAAGACGAGCATCACTCAGACCATGGCGTCGCGTCTCATCGAGCTCTGGCGGCACATATCAAAATCACGTACGCATTTCGAGACGGAACCAGATACGG GGTTCATTGGCAAGGGATTGACGCGTAATCTGAATCGCACTTGGAACTACTTTGTGAAGGGTTTCCTGGGCACCATTGTCATTCTATTCGCCTTTCCATTGATCTGTCTGGCCGCCAGTTTGCTGAGCATTGGCCTGGCCCTCACTGCCCCGCTGTGGATACCGGTATTTGTGCTCCTGCTGCACATTTACATGATACTCATCTATGATCTGGATGCGCCGGATAATACGAAAAATCGTTATTGCATTTTACTGGAGGCCATAGTTTGGAATCTTCTGATACAGGGCTTGCTGCAACCACTGGCGGCGATTCTGGTGGCTACACTGATCTGTCCCCTGGCAGCGGGGATTGTCTTTATAG TTGGCGTCATTCGGTATACTCTTCGGCTTGTCTGGGACTCTCTCACCTATCATCTGTTCATCAAGAAGTGCGGCCGAGTGCCTGCCTCCGATAGCATTGCAGTGAAACGGATTGCTGGACCCGGTCTGGCCCTGGACTACTACTTCATAATCAGACCAGAGCAGGCCCTGGCCGCGCTAGAGGCTAAAATGGAACTGGACGAACTGCAGGCGTATCAGCATGCCACCGAACGGGTGGTACTGCAGCCGCAGcaggatttcctgcagtttgTTGAGGCCTGCTTTGGGCCCTTCTCGGCGCAAATCAGCAAAATCGGTCCGTATTTGTCGCTGGATCGAGAGGCGCAGGATTTAATGAGCACGCTGCACGAGAAGCTGGAGAAACGGCGACGAGAGCTGCAAACGGCCTTAACCACTCAGGTCAAGTCGCGCATTaagttgaataccaaagaattGAAG ATTGCAATACAGTTGGCCGCCCATATACTAGAGAAGTATTATCCGTCTCATGTCATCGGCAGACTGTCGATTAGCGAAGAAGAATTCTGGGATAACAAG gGTCTCACGGTTAATGACTGGCCGGGTTTGGCTGGTCTCATATATACCGACATATTTAGTTTAGATTTCCTAACGCCACTGACTGAACATGATACCCATTTTAAGCTAGAACCACATGCCTCGCTCGATTTGATGCGCTACACGGAGATGGTGAAGAATGCCAACGATGTGATCGGCTCCAAGGGGCTGGACCTGCTGGGTAATGTGTATGCCCCGCGTGGCAATGTGCAGGTACATCTGCCCTTCCTTGAGGTGACCGCTTTTAATCCGCGCTCCCGCATAACGCTAACCTTTCGCAAGCCCGAGAAGCGGGACATGTCTGTGGGTCTGACCACGCCGCGGGTACGCGCCCATCGAGCCCAGCATGTACCGAAAACAGGGCAGGATGGCCAGAAACCTTGGCGGCCATGGAAGCAGCAGTGCGGGGACAAGAGTGTGACCGAAAATCTGCTCATACCGCTGCCAGTTCCGCACCCCGTGCACATTGCTATTGCCATTTTCAATCGGGACACGGAACAGCCCATTCCCCTGGACTCGGAGCTGGTCTGGGAGATACTCAAATCAATTGAGGATTGCCAAGGCGGTGATGCAATG GCTGTCCAGGCTGTGGCGCGTTATCGTGGAGCGGTGATCGAATCCAGTATTGATTcactggccagcagcagcagcattggcaGCACAAGGGACTCTGGCTCCGGTTCTGTCTCTGGCTCCGCCTTGGGCAATGGCACAGAAACTCTGCCCTGCGGCAATCGTGAG GTGTGTACGCAGGTGAAAGTAGATGCAGAGCCACCATCGGGCTCCTCTGGCTTCCATTGGACCCTAAGCAATTGGGGCGCAGCGCAGACCGCCCGTCGTCGTACCAACTCAAATGTGCGCGTAGATCTGGCCAGTCCCGAGGATATATCCCTGGACACGGACAGTTCGCGGGCCGTTTTTAACAATGCCTATGGCACAACTGTCTAA